The genomic stretch ACATGGGTACCTCCCGATTTACTCTAATCTCAGCCTGCATTACAAGTCTTCCATATCCAATTTCCAAGTTATCAACTACTACCGAGTTAAACTCATCAGAAACTATAAATGTTATGTCGTGAAGAAAGAAGGATTACAAAGAGAGAATCCTATATGTATACCGTTTATAAGGATTGTGTTGATATTAATTAGTTTCTTGATATACCGTTTATAAACATCGATCATTGCAGTTATATGTATCACATAATTTGAAGATATTGTTCAAAATCTTCAAGAACATGTCGATTTAGTTACAATGTTATGTTCACAAGCAGTTTTTATGCATGTGTAGTCAAATTAGTCATAATTTGGGTCTAAAACATTAAGTAGATGTGTGCCTGAATTAGTTGTTAACATTCTCTCACTTACATGAATaaacatgaaaagaaataagTCAAGATTTCAGATTTCAACTCTTTTAGGTAGCCACTGAGGGAGGGGAAGGAAATCAATAAccgataatcttttaaagacacCTGAAGTTGCTGGCAACATTTATATCTATagaccttaaaaaaaaaaaaaaaattatatctataGTATCATTGgcaacaaaactaaaatgagTGAACTAAGACAACATTTAGTGAAAGTTATGTAGCATATCAACATGCATACAAATTAGGCTGAAAAGATTACTTTTCcaacatttcttttctttcatatagGAATCAATCATCGGGCTTTCATTGCTGAAATAGTTACACTATTTTTTGAGCAATTTTTTGCACTGTCAACTGTTAAATTTGTGTCCACCATATTTTGGCCGGTGGAAAACGCTGGTTGCTTAGGTGTAGATAGAGGTGCATGTTCATTGCTAATCATTGAGATTACATCAGACATGGTAGGTCGATCAGTCAAGCTTTCTTGGACACAGAGAAGGCCAATGTTAATGAATCTCAACATAATAGAAGTGGAAGAAGGATATCATATTGTTGGCTCCATCAAGTTCAAACTTCGATCATCTCTCCACAACTCCCAAGCATAGCTTCATTTCAAATaagactaaatttaattaaaaactaatagcattttaatttaaaagattattgTAAAACATGGAGAATTTCAAAGAGTATAAAAGATACATACATATCTAAGAAGATTGAGTGACTCGTTGTTATAGAAGCTAGTGTTCTTCCTGCCACTCATAATCTCTAACACCAATACTCCAAAGCTAAACACATCAGACTTTATTAAGTACAAACCATCCATAGCATATTCAGGAGACATATAGCCACTACATTCCAAGATTTAGTAAACGACCCGATTAGTAGCTTGCTCAATAAATTTAGCTAGGAATTGAAAGTACCAAGAGAATGTTACTTACTAAGTAAATGTAAAACAAGAGAAATTTAGCTTGCTCAATTAATGTAAAACAAGTTGCATACTTACTAAGTTCCAACAATTCGGTATGTGTTTGCCTGTGTTTCTTTGCCTCCAACTATTCGAGCCATgccaaaatatgatatttttggattcatttcacTATCCAAGAGAATGTTACTAGGTTTTAAATCTCTATGTATGATTCGTAACCTAGAATATTGATGGACATAAAGAAACCCTTGAGCAATCCCTTCAATAATCCGTATGCGTGTCTCCCAGCCTAGCATCTTTTTCTTGGTTGGATCTATTTGAATAGTACAACCAAGGAAATTAGTGCTTAAGAATCTAGAAacatatgagaaaaaaatatatacacttatatatacataaacgTGCACTTACCAAAAAGATAGAAGTCCAAACTTTTATTGGGCATGtactcatatattaatatattttcatcttGCTCGATACAACAACCTAACAGTCTGACAAGATTTCTATGTTGAAGTTTTACAATTAATATTGTCTCATTTCTGAACTCATCAATTCCCTGTCCAGATCTTTTTGAAAGCATCTTCACTGCAATTTCTTGTCCTCTGAGTAATTTTCCCTAAGAAGGAGAACCATAAACTCTTTAAACTTTCATGAAGGTTTACCATTAATGTGGTTTTTATTAATAGTGTTCAAAGCACATTCATCAGGAAAATGTAACGTACCTTGTAGATGGgtccaaaacctccttctccaagttTATTTACAACTGAGAAATTGTTTGTTGCAGCTAATATGCTCTCATAACTGAATAGTGGTAACTAAGCATCCTTCTTCTCTCGtttctttgtattattttcGGTGTTCATTCCATCATTGATTGTATGGagttcaatatcaaaatcaaataatagtaTATTATTACTTGAAGGGCTCTCTCCTGTTTGATCTAGAATGATAAGAATTTGTCACGTACTCTAAATGGAAATGTAGTGTTTGGTAAGAGAAAATCAATTGAGCAATGCCAATATCTAAAGGTAAGTTAGTTTATTTAGTCATTTCCGCAAATAAGTAGTAATAATTTAGTAATTCATTCACATTTTAGTGAAATGACCAAATAACAAAGCTCCTTCCCCAAGACATGGTGAAGTTTGTGGGGATCCATCACCAACTAGTGACAGTAATTAGAACAAAGACTTGTGACAATTTTCTTGTATGAGATTAAGGTAGActtccttgtaatttttttaagtgatttccATATACAGTTAGAACATTTACACTTAGCGATGCATTTGAGCTTTCCCTTGCATGAAAAGCAAATTGAGAGGCATAAGATAAGCCCCGTTGCAGGGATCAGCACAGCTACCCACACTTTCCATTTTTTGCCTAATTATGATGACAATAATCAAGTATTagttcaaaacaaaatattatatatatatatatatatatatatatatatatagaaaagtaTTAGCTCAACCATACTTCTCATTTTCACTCATCATACCTTTGGTACTTGGATCTGGATATTCATCAGCAGCAAGTCTGAGATTGATATCTTGTCCAATCTCGCCACCATGTGGAAGTTGCAGTGAGTTCAAAAGCGCTCTTTCCCATATCATACACCCACTCCTATTATAAGCATAAGCTGCGCAAGAACAATTTTCCATGCAACCCAATTCACATCTACTAGCATTCTCGCCCAAATATGCTTTCGAATAAACAGGCAATCGCATGATTGATATTTTCATGAACCAATCTTTTTTGCCATTAGCATACGTATTATTCTCACATTGCAAAGGAGATTTCCTCACACAGCTAGCCGCCTGACCAATCATTTAGTCTGGTGTCTTCCATCGAAAATGGTTTGAAACCCTTTAGACACCCACAAGAGTTTGAGGAATTGTCAGGGTATTGTACCACGCCAAATGCACCACACAAGGCGTAGTCATCAGATAGGTTGCTCGGTGAAGTCCCAATTATACTCCAAATGGAAAGGGCAGACAGACACAACAGTGCCCTAATCTGTCCAGTTTGGGCAATTCGAAATCTGGCAAGGTTAGAAGGATTATGAAGAGAGTAAGTTAAATATCTCTCACTTTCATTTTTACTTGACACAAAAGTGTAGTTGAAGATAATGTTCCTTCCCGAAAGTGAGCTGAGAGATGTTCCATTCCAAACTTCCGACCTCCCATAGATTTGGGATCTGTTCCACTCTAAGAAAGTTCCATTTGGGTTTAACCCCAACGAGAACATACCAGGTGCTGGATCTTCTGAATTTTTCCATGAAATGAGCTGCTGTGGTTTTCTAGTCCAAAGCTTCGCACCTGGCAGCAATGTATCGGTTGGATGGTCGAAACTCTCCCAAAAGATAGAAGAGGTGTTCGATCTACcactcaaaacaaaatttccatcaTCACCAAGTACTGCTTCAGTTATACTTAACTGGGGAAATGTCAAATTTGTCGACCAAACTGGGATCTCGGAGAAACCTTCAAACAGGAGTAGATTGCCATTTTCTGAGAGCTCAAGTCTTGAGAAAGATGGGTGAGACAAAGAGTTTTCTCTATTTGCTACCCAAACAGTTTCCTCATGAAACCCTTTATATCATATGCCCAGGTAAATTTTTGATGAAGTGCctggtttgaagaaattgatgtagattggaattcaaggcttatcttatcttatcttatcttttaatcatttattaggtttctttgttagttgtttattctatcttatctttcagtctttatttgaattaggtttctttgttagtcttttatttgatttagttATCTTTCGTAGagttctaaattaactttatttcattgttatcttaggactaggagtcttgggctataaatatattttatagcTTTTAACAatttagtttatgattattattgagttttgttaaataagaatactcagagttgagtttcttcttggtgttttttccttaaaccttaGATAGGCtctagtttttaagaagatttcttaaattcttgtgatagtctcacaatcttaggaatatttatcccttctacttgctgtttttcttgttcaccacaatcctacaCTGCATCAGTTagtatcagagctcaattactttccatgaatggagAAGAGCAACCGCTTtacagacatgaacgaggtgcacgTGCACACGGaggcagcacgtaaggagcaaccggtgATTCATTTGtggcacatggaggagaggtttggtggtctaACCGTGCAAAAGGAGGGGCGTGCGCGCACCCATCATGGGGTCCCTACCGATTACTTGGCCGACATGGATGGTCCGAGCGTTCGTCGTCGTCAACCAAAATCAAGATATGCGGAGGCTGAAAACAAATTTATCGTCGAGAGTGAACCTGTCAATCCTTATGCAGGGCATGGAGTACGGAAGGAATTTCCAACGGCACAAGCCCATGCTATATCACGAGATGCAGGTGTCAAGCTcgacacccaaaaagaaaaaatagaaaattcatacaaaaaaacGGTGTCTTGGGAGATGGCGGAGGTCAAGCATCAATCGGTGTTCCGAGACATTGGAGGTATGTACCGACAATTTCAGACTTCATGCACCATGGGAGGCAAGGCGGCCAAGCTTGTCATCGATCTAAGAAGTGGTATAAATGTAGTCTCAGAGGAAGCAATTCGGAATGGCTCACGAAAGGAAACGAGGTAACGGTTTCTAAACATTGTCTAGTGTCTTTTTCTATTGGAGCTAAATATGTGGATCATGTGTGGTGTGATGTCGTTGACATGGATACATGTCACCTATTGCTAGGAAAGCCATGAAAATATGATAGAACTGCTATccatgatgaaacaaagaaTACGTCCACCTTCATGTTTGGTAAAACCAAATTGACATTGTTACATAGCCCATGGGCGGagccaaaaccttcacaaggAGATGATCAATCCTTTGTAGCCAAGCAGGAGTTGACGGACAAGGAAAGCGGCATCAAGGGAGAGGTGTCGAGGCCGATAAAGGAGCTGTTGGGGAGATGTGTCGACATAGTCTGATCAGAATTACCGAAAGTCATGCCATCATTGCGAGACATTCAACCTCAACTTGATTTGGTACTAGGAACTAATGTTACTACTCATCCGTACGACATCAAGAGTCCTAAAAAGTTTGAAGAATTGGGGAAACAAGTGGAAGAGGTAAACCTTTCAGAGAGTATCacaatttttcatgaagaagaggaacccttggaagaggtaaatcttttggatagttttgcaatttttcatgaagaagaggaacccttgGAAAAGGTAAATCTTTCGGATAGTTTTGCACTTTTGACGACAATTCTAAATATCAGGTACCTGATAAGAGCCCCAAAGATAAAGTCTTTGATTTTAGTGTTGAGCCAATTGACTATGTTGATTTAATTGGGATAGATGCTAGtttgtcaaattcttctaaccaaATTTGTAATGAGATCTATTTGGCGGAGGAGAATGTTCTATCAAAAAGTGACTTGCTAGTTATCTGAAGATTTTCATGGTATATGGGAAAGACAAGTCACGAGAAAAGTATGGCAAGTCTACCCGACAAGGGGAGGTGCGGGGCCTTCAACATCATTGTCCCAGTCTACTGATGATTAGAGCCCTTACGTTTCTTATGGGGTGTGGCCTTGTTGTGATCTTGAGGAACGGAGAATGGAACGAGTTAACAAGGCACCTGAAGGATCGTGGAAAAGACAGTCcaaattcgagggcgaattctctccaatctcgggaggatgatgtagattggaattcaaatgcttatcttatcttatagtcttttattaggtttctttgttagttgtttattctattttatctttcagtctttatttgaattaggtttctttgttagtcttttatttggtttagttgtctttcgtagactcctaaattaactttatttcattgttatcttaggactaaGAGTcttaggctataaatatatgcttatagcctttaataatttagtttatgattattatttagttttgttaaataagaatactcagagttgagtttcttcttggtgttttttccttaaaccctAGATAGGCtctagtttttaagaagatttcttagattcttgtgatagtctcacaatcttaggaattatcccttctacttgttgtttttcttgttcactacaATCGTACGCTGCATCAAAAACCCAGCTCAAATTTGCTACCTTGAGATAATATGGTGTCGCTCTCTAAAAGAGAGTGACCTGGTGAAAGGGTATCACCAACTATGGAGAAGCATGCTCTGTAATAAGACGTACATGAGTAGAAGCAGAGCAAATAAGAGCCGTGGCTTCCTCGTCATGCTCCTCATATATCCCTATGTATAACTTGCTGCAACGCAGTTAATAATTACagaaaaatgctagaagaaACTTGGTCCCTTTTTTTTGTAAGCAATACAGTAAGAAGGGGAAGGagcaacaaacaaaaagaaagaaaagaatacaaaGGAGAGCTACAGAAAGTATTATCCATAAGAATTTTGAGCCACGTCCCATTTTGAAGCCAGATGAGCTGTCTGATTGGCTTGCCTTTGGACTTTTGAGGCTTCCCAAGGAACGCAGGCAAGAAAACGGACTTTCCTTGTGACAAAGTTCACTTCCGTGTACCGATTTTGAACATCACTTCAGCACAGTGCCGGAGACTAACCACAAATTTCTCCAACGACTATGAACGTGCATACAGATAAGACAGGAAGTTCGATTATACAACATTTATTCTCTTTGAAatacttatattatattgttGAACAATTTTCTCCACCGTCAATTGTtgaattttgggaaaaagagagataaatcGCACAAGGCCGGCAGTGGCGGATCCAGGACTGCACTCATGGGGagcatttttttatgaataaaaaaataaaattaattaaaaatattaaaataataatttaatataaaaaaaatgacaagctCTTATTTGTAGTTTGTATGTAGATATGCTTTTTGGATTTGATCTCTATCACTAGAATGAtaatcacactttttttttttttttttcttaagcaaccATCTCTGGGCATATTTGCTAAATTTACTTCAACACAAAGTCGTTCAGAATTTGATTGGAGTTCAATAGAATCGTTATTTTTCTCTATAATCTCAAataactataattatatatttatacaattaaaatatgaaacaaaaactatatataattaaacataaaaacacTTATCATGTTGTgtaaattgttttgttttgttaaaacaGTTATTAGATAactgttttgttaaaaaagtcGGTGCTTATTGATTGAGAACTAAACTTtaggctttttattttattattattttttttaagcgtAAATTTaggattttgtttgtttgtttttgttttttttgttttttttttttttttataagaaaaagcttttgcttttaattaTGTTGTGTTATGATGTTTGAATATTTAGTGGcttgaatttttattgtgtttagaGTTTGGTCACTCAACCCAACCCACTGGCTCAACACAAgtacacaaccacaacacaagcAGTCCAAATAGCACGGAATCCCCCCAttacatattttcaaataatttttcttcttttttttcctcacgGCTAGTCCCCTTACTCCcccatttcaaattttcaaagtttatttattttttttgttttttttcctatttgttgTACGGCTGTCCCCAGCATTACATCCttttaaagcattttttttttttttttctttttgttttctattagtTGCACGCTAGTCCCCCATTACTATtagggccttttttttttttttgtctgcaTATATAACTTGGAACGGCTGTTCCCACTATGCCACTATAATACTATTAATAATATTCTCAACAATTAACAAAACGCACCGTTTGGAACTTATTAAGGGGTGAAGGTCGTGCTCCTCTTACACCAACCAAATTTAAGGTTTTTTTCAGGGGGAGAGAGCGGCGTAGAGAGAAAGCTTCTCGGATAAGTTCAAGGCAAATCGTTAACGTGTAAAACGCCGGTTGCTTTAGGGAGCTAAGGGAGTCGAGTCTTTGCTAGCCCAGATgtatttcatttttcctttagattggttttttgtttttaaagtacaTCAACTAAGAAATTacaacaaagaacaacaaattGCTGAGCAACCCAACAAAAAAGCTCCAAAACAACCACATCAGtacaataaacaaaaattaaaaggaaacgCGTCAAATGAATTAAGTGGCTCTATAAATTTTTTGCACAAACACCAAGAAATTTAATCACCAATTAAGGtggttagaaaaaaaattaatcatggCCGGTCTGAGGTGtccgaagccacccccaggcccaaCGGGGGAGGCCGGCCACtctttagtgttttttttaaaaaaatattttttaatttttaattatttttaaagtatacataatattttattattatttatattaaatggGATAGATGTCCAATTTAGAGAGATTTTGGCCATCAACTGAATGTTTTCCGATCCAAAAAATCCTATTCCAAAAGAACCATAATAGCAAAGAAGACATTAGTGAATTTCGAATCAAAGCTAACGAAAAGAAACGCGAACACGGAGTCCagaaaacattgaaaaaaatagaaaataaataaataaaaataaaaatagtagcTCAATATAAATGCTCTATCTAAACACGGCACGGATCAAAGAATCGAAGTTGAACTCTGTACTTTATGTTCAACTTTGATCCGCGCCGTGTAGAGGAATTTCCATGGCTATATATGGAAAGAATTTGGAGGAGGAAGGCTTGAAATTATATATGCAGTCGCACGAAGTCAGAGTGACGCAAAAATTTTGAGGAGGAATATAAGTGAATGAAGATAAGAAGATGAGCTGGAATCAAAACTGATTCCAGCTCATCTTCTTATCTTCATTCACTTATAAGGAAGGCTTGAAATATATGCAGTCACACGAAGTCAAAGTGACGCAAAAAAACAGGGGACCGAAGGAGGTGGCGTGAATAAAGGAGATGGGGGTATCGCAAGGATATGAGGGGGGAAGGAGTAATATATAAGGACTAAAGTCTAAAGTCCTTCCAAATATGATTTGTCATTTAAAGTCatgatagattaaaatttaataatgattgttttaaattcaatggtaattttaaaagacacatcacaaTTATGAGGACTTTAGGAAGGctaatcctccttatatcattactcggGGGAAGAGACTGGGTGTTACTCTTGACTTAGGTCAACTAGAGAAATAtctaaaaggaaagaaaaggggAAGGCTCTAGAACAAGTGAAAAACGGGTAGAGCCGTCAACTGTCCCACACGGatctaattttttgaaattatagatTCTTTAAGaaattgggttaaatacttttttgtctCACgtggtttaacaattttattttttgtcgtCTCAGCTTTATTTTGTATCACAAATAGTATGTCGATAATGACTAAAAATTGAGATGATACCTCTGTCTCCAAAATTTGACGGTAATTCACGTCAGCACTATTAAAAAATCGGCATGTGTCTATATacttgattaaaaataaaaaaaaataaaaaataaaaactaaaatgattaaaaacattaaaaaattaaattgaaaaaacaaaaattagaaaggGGTGGCCGGCCTCCTTAGGGCATAATGGGAGTGGCCAACCACCGTCATTTTGTCCAAAATCTTGTTCACATAATTTGAAGATATTGTTCAAAATCTTCAAGAACATGTCGTTTTAGTTACAATGTCATGTTCACAAGAATTGTTTTTATGTGTAGTCAAATTAGTCATAATTTGGGTCTAAAACATTAACTATATGTATGTTTGAATTAGTTGTTAACGCTGTGTCTCTTACATGAATaaacatgaaaagaaataatCCAAGATTTCGGATTTCAACCCTTTTAGGCAGCCAATTAGTTTACTGGGGAGGGGAAGGAAATCAATAactgataatcttttaaagacacCTGAAGTTGTTCATAATGAAAAATAACATGTGCATACTACAGGCTAGTGTTTACTAATGTAGTAGTACATCAAAGAAGACATACTTAGATCCCGTAAAAACTTACAAATTCTATCTTAATAGAATTATTGgcaacaaaactaaaatgaatAAACTAAGACAACATTAGTGACAATTATGTAGCATATCAACATGCATATAATTAGGCAGAAAAGATTGCTTCTCcaacatttcttttctttcacataGGAATCAATCATCGGGCCACCATTGCTGAAATAGTTACACTATTTTTTGAGCAATTTTTTGCACTATCAACTCTTGAATATGTGTCCATCATATTTCGACCCGTGGAAAACGCTGGTTGCTTAGGTGTAGCTAGAGGTGCATGTTCATTGCTAATCATTGAGATTACATTAGACATGGTAGGTCGATGAGTCGGGCTTTCTTGGACACAAAGAAGGCCAATGTTAATGAATCTCAACATAATAGAAGTGTTAGAAGGATATCTTATTGTTGGCTCCATCAAGTCCAAACTTCGATCATCTCTCCACAACTCTCAAGCCtagtttcatttcaaataagaCTAAATTTAAGTACAAACTAAtagcattttaatttaaaagattattgTAAAACATGAGGAGTTTGGGAGAGTATAAAAGCTACATACGTACATATCTAAGAAGATTGAGTGACTCGTTGTTATAGAAGCTAGTGTTCTTCCTGCCGCTCACAATTTCTAACACTAATACTCCAAAGCTAAACACATCAGACTTTATTGAATACAAACCATCCATAGCATATTCGGGAGACATATAGCCA from Corylus avellana chromosome ca1, CavTom2PMs-1.0 encodes the following:
- the LOC132170491 gene encoding G-type lectin S-receptor-like serine/threonine-protein kinase At2g19130, producing the protein MERFHEETVWVANRENSLSHPSFSRLELSENGNLLLFEGFSEIPVWSTNLTFPQLSITEAVLGDDGNFVLSGRSNTSSIFWESFDHPTDTLLPGAKLWTRKPQQLISWKNSEDPAPGMFSLGLNPNGTFLEWNRSQIYGRSEVWNGTSLSSLSGRNIIFNYTFVSSKNESERYLTYSLHNPSNLARFRIAQTGQIRALLCLSALSIWSIIGTSPSNLSDDYALCGAFGVVQYPDNSSNSCGCLKGFKPFSMEDTRLNDWSGG